The Epinephelus lanceolatus isolate andai-2023 chromosome 11, ASM4190304v1, whole genome shotgun sequence genome window below encodes:
- the rpl23a gene encoding large ribosomal subunit protein uL23, which translates to MHYTAGNPVQPSFLNMAPKVKKEAVPAKTEAKSKALKAKKAVLKGVHSQRKKKMRTSPTFRRPKTLRLRRQPKYPRKSAPRRNKLDHYAIIKFPLTTESAMKKIEDNNTLVFIVDVKANKHQIKHAVKKLYDIDVAKVNTLIRPDGEKKAYVRLAPDYDALDVANKIGII; encoded by the exons ATGCATTATACTGCAGGAAACCCCGTTCAGCCTTCCTTTCTCAACATGGCACCGAAGGTGAAGAAGGAAG CTGTCCCTGCCAAGACTGAGGCCAAGTCAAAGGCTCTCAAGGCCAAGAAGGCTGTGCTCAAGGGCGTACACAgccagaggaagaagaagatgagGACTTCTCCCACCTTCCGTCGCCCTAAAACCCTCCGTCTCCGCAGACAGCCCAAGTATCCTCGCAAGAGTGCTCCTCGCAGGAACAA gTTGGATCACTATGCCATCATCAAGTTCCCCTTGACAACAGAGTCCGCCATGAAGAAGATTGAGGACAACAACACACTTGTGTTCATCGTGGACGTCAAGGcaaacaaacaccagattaaACACGCTGTCAAGAAGTTGTATGACATTGACGTCGCCAAAGTCAACACACTTATCAG GCCTGATGGTGAGAAGAAGGCGTACGTTCGTCTTGCACCAGATTATGATGCGTTGGATGTTGCAAACAAG ATTGGCATCATCTAA
- the birc2 gene encoding baculoviral IAP repeat-containing protein 2, with the protein METLVQLKNNPFLMGLCRNGPPPDLQYDNSSELFRISTFARFPASGVTERSLARAGWFYTGVGDRVQCFRCNVTAEGWQAGDCPTEKHRQLSPSCSFIQSLPSTANLLSSSHSAFSPLRIAPAIPLSGPGPAAPNPTVSQGDEPVYLNMGFSAPPPSSPLSSRGVEDMSHQRPTCHNPSMRREQDRLDSFHPWTLSIITPAELAKAGFYYLGQGDRVACFSCGGQLSNWEPGDRAVSEHQRHYPNCRFVRGDRADNVSLAGAASGGVTSQLSSGAPALSNVSNPAMQQSEERLLTFVNWPSRIPVRPDQLSKAGFYYVGRNDDVKCFCCDGGLRCWESGDDPWVEHAKWFPRCEYLLQEKGQEFVHQIQARFPRLFEQLLTNGDSSSREFVDPPVVHLGPGEERSEDAVMMNTPVIKSALEMGFERSLVKQTVQSKILTSGENYRTVQELVSDLLSAEDQKREEEREMLAEAMASDGFTFVKRHQAALIQRLKSVEPVLDHLREQNVISTEDYSGLKAQTSAQQQTARLIELVLTKGNAAAEVFRNWIQKNDVHLLRDLMAQSNEAASPSQDLSDLPMEEQLRRLQEERTCKVCMDKEVNIVFIPCGHLVVCKECAPSLRKCPICRGLVKGTVRTFLS; encoded by the exons ATGGAAACACTTGTTCAACTCAAAAATAACCCGTTCTTAATGGGGCTGTGTCGCAATGGGCCCCCACCTGACCTGCAATATGATAACTCCTCAG AGCTCTTCCGCATCTCTACCTTCGCCCGATTCCCAGCTTCAGGAGTCACAGAGCGAAGTCTGGCGAGAGCAGGCTGGTTCTACACCGGCGTGGGCGACCGGGTGCAGTGTTTCAGGTGTAACGTGACAGCAGAGGGCTGGCAGGCTGGAGACTGTCCAACAGAGAAACACAGGCAGCTTTCTCCTTCCTGCTCCTTCATCCAGAGCCTTCCGTCTACAGCCAActtgctctcctcctctcactccGCCTTCTCCCCACTACGCATTGCTCCAGCCATACCA CTTTCTGGTCCAGGCCCAGCCGCTCCTAACCCGACAGTAAGCCAAGGTGATGAGCCAGTCTACCTAAATATGGGCTTCTCCGCTCCACCGCCCTCCAGCCCACTCAGCTCTCGTGGCGTAGAGGACATGTCCCACCAGAGACCAACATGCCACAACCCTAGCATGCGCAGAGAGCAGGACCGCCTGGACTCCTTCCACCCCTGGACACTCTCCATTATTACTCCCGCTGAGCTCGCCAAGGCGGGCTTCTACTACCTTGGCCAGGGCGACAGAGTGGCCTGCTTCAGTTGCGGAGGACAG TTGAGTAACTGGGAGCCAGGTGACAGAGCCGTATCCGAGCACCAGAGGCATTATCCAAACTGTCGTTTTGTGCGGGGGGACAGAGCAGACAACGTGTCGCTGGCTGGAGCTGCGTCCGGAGGAGTTACTTCCCAACTGTCTTCTGGAGCCCCAGCTCTCAGTAATGTGTCCAACCCTGCCATGCAGCAGAGCGAAGAGAGGCTGCTCACTTTTGTCAACTGGCCGTCTCGTATCCCTGTTCGGCCCGACCAGCTGTCTAAAGCTGGCTTCTACTATGTCG GTCGTAACGATGACGTCAAGTGTTTCTGCTGCGATGGCGGCCTGCGATGCTGGGAGTCCGGAGATGACCCTTGGGTGGAACATGCAAAATGGTTCCCTCG GTGTGAATATTTGCTCCAGGAGAAGGGACAAGAGTTTGTTCACCAGATTCAGGCTCGCTTCCCGCGGCTGTTTGAACAG CTCTTAACAAATGGagacagcagctccagagagtTTGTGGATCCACCTG TTGTTCACCTCGGTCCAGGAGAGGAGCGGTCTGAGGATGCTGTCATGATGAACACCCCCGTGATCAAGTCTGCTTTAGAGATGGGCTTTGAGCGTAGTCTAGTCAAGCAAACAGTACAGAGCAAAATCCTGACCAGCGGAGAGAACTACAGAACAGTCCAGGAGCTGGTTTCAGACCTGCTGAGTGCCGAGGAccagaagagggaggaggagcgAGAGATGCTGGCGGAGGCGATGGCATCAG ATGGTTTCACCTTTGTGAAGAGACACCAAGCAGCGCTGATTCAGCGACTGAAGAGTGTGGAGCCAGTGTTGGACCATTTAAGAGAGCAAAATGTCATAT CTACAGAGGACTATAGTGGTCTCAAGGCTCAGACGTCGGCTCAGCAGCAAACCGCCAGGCTGATAGAGCTCGTCCTCACCAAGGGAAACGCAGCAGCCGAGGTCTTCCGCAACTGGATCCAGAAAAATGACGTGCACCTGCTCAGAGATCTCATGG CCCAATCAAATGAAGCTGCATCACCGAGTCAAGACCTTTCAG ACCTGCCCATGGAGGAGCAGCTGCGGCGCCTGCAGGAGGAGCGAACCTGCAAAGTGTGTATGGACAAAGAGGTCAACATCGTCTTCATCCCATGTGGACACCTGGTAGTGTGCAAAGAGTGCGCGCCATCACTGCGCAAGTGCCCAATCTGCAGAGGCCTGGTTAAAGGCACGGTCCGAACCTTCCTCTCATAA